The nucleotide sequence TTCTTGACAGCACCCTTGCCTACGCCCCTTACCCCATCTCTAAAACGGACGGGGCACTGAATACCACGGCAGGAAACCTTATGGCCGACATTGTATTATGGGAAGCCGACCCTATATTTAAATCGCGAACGGGACACCATATCGATTTTGTATTATTGAACCATGGAGGCATTCGTTCCCTGATTTCCAAAGGAAATGTCTCTTCCCGAACCGCTTATGAGGTCATGCCTTTTGAAAACGCCATTGTGGTAGCCGAACTCAAGGGCGCTTCCCTCTTAAAAATGGCCTCGTACTTAAGGGACTCAGGTCGCGCCCATCCGATATCAGGACTTCAACTGACCCTCGACCCGCAGAACGAAATACATTCCATCAGCATACAAGGAAAGCCTTTGGACGAGAACAAAACCTACTATGTCGCCACCTCTAATTATTTAGTGAACGGAGGAGACAGCATGTTCTTTTTTAAGGAAGCCTTAAATATTACGAACACTGATTACCTGATCCGCAACGCCATGATCGACTACTTTAAAAAAGTAGACACCCTTAAACCGGTGGTCGACGACAGGTTTATCAAACTAAGCAAGTAACAGAACAAAAAAAAACATACGCAGTACCATCGGATATTGCCTTTGAAAAAATAGTCTTATGAACAGACGAAAATTCATTAAAAACACCACGGCCTCAAGTGCACTCGCAGGCCTAGGCGGTCTTTCTTTAAGCTCTTGCCTTGGCAATGTAAAAAAACACATTACCATTTTACACACGAACGACGTTCACAGCCATATAGACCCTTTTCCTTCCGATCATTCTGAATTCCCCAATCTAGGGGGATTGGCAAGACGGGCTACCTTGGTCGAAAGTATCAGAAAGGAAAATCCGAACACCTTACTTTTCGATGCTGGCGATATTTTTCAGGGTACTCCCTATTTCAATTTTTATGGCGGGGAATTGGAGTTCAAACTTATGAGTATGCTCAAATACGATGCCGCCACCATTGGAAACCACGACTTCGATAACAGCATCGAAGGTTTATTGGCCCAAATGCCAAATGCCGATTTTGAAATGGTGAACGCGAATTACGATTTTAAAAACACCATAATGGACGGTTACGTCAAACCTTACAAAATCTATACGGTCGACGGAATAAAAATCGGGGTGTACGGACTAGGGATAGAACTGAAGGGACTGGTCAACAAATCTCTGTACAAAGAAACCCAATATCTCAACCCCTTTGAAATCGCCCAAGACACGGAACACACCTTAAAGGACGAAGAAAACTGTGACCTTATCGTCTGCCTATCACATTTGGGCTACGAATACAAAAACAAGCAAAAGCCGCACGACCTTGCCCTGGCAAAAGCACTTGAACATACCGATTTAATCATTGGCGGCCACACCCACACCTTTTTGGACAAGCCTAGCGTCGTACAGAACAAATCGGGAAGAAATGTACTGGTCAACCAAGTCGGCTGTTTTGGCATTAACCTAGGCAGGATCGATTTTTATTTTGAGGGCAAGGAAAACAACAAGGCCTCGGGTGTATCCATTACCGTTTAACCATGCTAAAAATAGAACGTACCACCCACAAAAACGAACACTTTACAAGCCTAGTCGCCCAATTGGATGCTTATTTGAGCCATACGGATGGCGACGAACATGACTTTTACCATCAATACAATGGCATAGAGCACCTAAACCAAGTCGTTATAGCCTATTCAGACAATGCTGCCGTGGGTTGTGGAGCCATTAAGGAATTCGATACGGATTCGGTGGAAGTCAAACGAATGTACGTTTCGCCCAAAACACGGGGTCAGGGTGTTGCCACATTACTTCTAAAGGAATTGGAAAAATGGGCTACTGAACTGGGGTACAAAAGCTGTATTCTGGAAACGGGCAAACGCCAACCGGAAGCCATCTCCCTTTACACCAAGAACAATTACAAAACCACACCCAATTACGGTCAGTACGAAGGTATGGAAAACAGCGTCTGTTTTAAAAAGGACCTAGTTTAACCAGCGCCCCAACAAATACTCGGTTATTTCTTGATGTTCCTGCTCCAAAGAACTTTGGGGATAAGACCTTCCCGCTTTGCGATACCAATACCCGGCATTGAATTTATCGCCTTCTACCCTATGCAAGTAGGCATGAATCCAACTTCCCGTTTCATTGTACATTTCCTGGGCAATATCATGGGAAGCCTCCCAGTTGTCGTTCGCGGCAAACCACATAGCTTTCAATGCTTCCGACAAATCGGACGGCGGGTTAGAACCGCCCCATGTTTTTTTAAATTCTTCGTAACTCTTAGGTGTCGCCATCAATTTTTGATATCATTTGTTCATTCCTATACAAAAATACCTATTTTCGATTGAAATTAACCAGCGCTTTAATGGTTCAACTATTACGAAGCTTAGTTCTCTGGAGACCAATGCCCTACGTGTTGGCACTACTCTGTACGGTAGTCATTTTTGGCATTCATATGCTACCTAGTGTGGACAGCATGCTCAACGAGAACAACACCCGCATCTCACACGTTTTCTTACGTTCACAGATCAATTACCACAAAGAAATCGCGCCTTTTGCCCGACGACCTTTGACTACTTTGCTAATTGAAACCGCACAGTCCGTATTCAAGTTCAAGGCCGGTCACGCATTTATTTTGGTCAATTTTTTATTACTAGGCCTTAGTGGCGCCTTGACCTATAGGCTCTCCCTTATTCTTAAGGCCACAAAAAAGCAGGGGATAATAAATATGTTGGTGTTTTTTGCATCGTTTTCGGTCTTGTTCGCCTTTTTCCCCCCTGTATTCACTTACGACGAACCTTTGCAGTACTGCTTCCTTTTAACGGCCATTATGGCTTTTGTCGGCCGTAGGTGGTTCGCATTCGTAAGCCTGTTCACCTTAGCCCT is from Zobellia galactanivorans and encodes:
- a CDS encoding GNAT family N-acetyltransferase; this translates as MLKIERTTHKNEHFTSLVAQLDAYLSHTDGDEHDFYHQYNGIEHLNQVVIAYSDNAAVGCGAIKEFDTDSVEVKRMYVSPKTRGQGVATLLLKELEKWATELGYKSCILETGKRQPEAISLYTKNNYKTTPNYGQYEGMENSVCFKKDLV
- a CDS encoding 5'-nucleotidase C-terminal domain-containing protein; the protein is MVLKIKHFVVFATFAIFYSCGEQQPTLKSIEGKQLVIDSSLTSKASIESFVKPYRERVDQVLDSTLAYAPYPISKTDGALNTTAGNLMADIVLWEADPIFKSRTGHHIDFVLLNHGGIRSLISKGNVSSRTAYEVMPFENAIVVAELKGASLLKMASYLRDSGRAHPISGLQLTLDPQNEIHSISIQGKPLDENKTYYVATSNYLVNGGDSMFFFKEALNITNTDYLIRNAMIDYFKKVDTLKPVVDDRFIKLSK
- a CDS encoding bifunctional metallophosphatase/5'-nucleotidase, which translates into the protein MNRRKFIKNTTASSALAGLGGLSLSSCLGNVKKHITILHTNDVHSHIDPFPSDHSEFPNLGGLARRATLVESIRKENPNTLLFDAGDIFQGTPYFNFYGGELEFKLMSMLKYDAATIGNHDFDNSIEGLLAQMPNADFEMVNANYDFKNTIMDGYVKPYKIYTVDGIKIGVYGLGIELKGLVNKSLYKETQYLNPFEIAQDTEHTLKDEENCDLIVCLSHLGYEYKNKQKPHDLALAKALEHTDLIIGGHTHTFLDKPSVVQNKSGRNVLVNQVGCFGINLGRIDFYFEGKENNKASGVSITV